A region of the Kaistia geumhonensis genome:
AGGCGAAAAACGCCTGTGCGATAGGAGGCGCGCGTCCTTAAGGCCAAGAAGAGAGACAGCGCATGCATTCAGCCGGTGGATTGATGAAGGGCAAACGCGGTCTCCTGATGGGCGTCGCCAACAATCGGTCGATCGCCTGGGGCATCGCCCAGGCCTGCCACCAGCATGGCGCCGAGCTCGCCTTCACCTATCAGGGCGACGCCCTCAAGAAGCGCGTGGAGCCGCTGGCCGCCGAGGTCGGTGGTATCGTGGTCGGCCATTGCGACGTCACGGACGGCGCCTCGATCGATGCCGTCTTCGCCGAGGTGGAGCGCGTCTGGGGCGGCCTCGACTTCGTCGTGCATGCGATCGGCTTCTCCGACAAGGACGAGCTGACCGGCCGCTATGTCGATACCAGCGAAGCCAATTTCTCCAAGACGATGCTGATTTCGGTCTATTCGCTGACCGCGGTCACGCAGCGCGCCGAGAAGCTGATGACCAATGGCGGCTCGATACTGACGCTGACCTATTACGGCGCCGAGAAGGTTATGCCGAACTACAACGTCATGGGCGTCGCCAAGGCGGCACTCGAGGCGAGCGTCAAATATCTCGCGGTCGATCTCGGCCCGAAGAACATCCGCGTCAACGCGATCTCGGCCGGCCCGATCAAGACGCTGGCCGCCTCGGGCATCGGCGACTTCCGCTACATCCTGAAGTGGAACGAATACAACGCGCCCCTGCGCCGCACGGTCACGACCGAAGAGGTGGGCGATTCGGGCGTCTATTTCCTGTCCGATCTCTCGCGCGCGGTGACCGGAGAGGTCCACCATGTCGATTCCGGCTACCACGTCGTCGGCATGAAGGCCGTCGACGCGCCGGACATTTCCGTCATCAAGGACTGAACCGCCGTCCGGGGCTGGCTGTGCCGCGCATCATCTTCATCCGGCACGGCGAGACCGACTGGAACGCCGAGGGCCGCTTCCAGGGCCAGAAGGACATTCCGCTCAACGCGCGCGGCCGCGCCCAGGCGCGCCGCAACGGCGAGACGCTGATCGCCGCATTGCCGGATGTCGTGGAATTCGATTTCGTCGCGAGCCCGCTGTATCGCACCCGCGAGACGATGGAGATCGCCCGCGGCGCCATGGGCCTCGATCCGGCCGGGTATCGTACCGACCCGATCCTGAAGGAGATCACCTTCGGCCATTGGGAGGGCTTTACGGCTCCCGAGCTCGAGGTCCGTTTTCCCGATCTCGTCGCGCAGCGCGACATCGACAAATGGGGTTTCGTGCCACCCGGCGGCGAGAGCTATGCGGATCTCTCGGTCCGTATCGGCGCCTGGCTCGACACCGTCGCCTATGACACCGTGGTCGTGTCGCATGGCGGCGTCTGCCGCGTCCTGCAGGGACTGCTGTCGAGCCTCGATCCCCATTCGGTGACGATGCTCAACATCCGCCAGGACCGCGTGATGGTCTGGGACGGCGAGCACGTTTCCTGGATCTGATCTCCCCTGCCTGAGTTCCCTTCTGGCGGTCCGGCCAAAAGAAAACCCCCGGCTGGGGTGGGCCGGGGGGCTTCTTCATCAGGGAGAGGTCAGTCTATGACGGCTGCTTCCAGACCGCCGGCCTCATGCAGTCAGTTGGCCGGCTCGGGATTGAAGGCGCCGATGCCCTGGCCCTGGCCGGTGTAGCTCACGCCCACATAGTCACCCGGCATGATGCCGAGCAGCACCGAACGGTCGCTGAAGGTATAGCTCTGGCCCGACTGGAGGGTCAGGGTGCCCGCGCTCGCGTTGACGCTGCTCACCGTGCCGGTTGCCTGCTCGGCGGCCATTGCGGCGCCGGCGGAAGCCAGAAGACCGATCGTAGCGGCTGCTATCATAAGTCCACGCATGGTATTCACTCCGTAGTCCCGTTTGCCTGGCTCACGCGGGTTTGGACCGGCTCCCTACCGAGACGCCGCGCCCGTTGCCAGCACCAGAGAGATGATAGCGTTGCTCACGATAAGGAAATCACAAGCGCGTGATGTCAGGAAACCTTAGGTTTTTCCAGGAGATCGCCGTTGGCGGCCCTGAGCATCCCGATACCTCCGGAAGCCTTGCGTCCATTGGTGTCCGGCGATGAGAGGCGCTGGATTCCTGCCGTGGCTCACGAAAATTCCTCCTGATCGTAGCCACGCTTATCATCAAGAATCATCGACTTATCCCCAATCGCCGCCCGGCCGTTCCCGCGTTGCATCGCAGAGCCCGGCGCGTGAGCGTTTGACGGCACGGCGCCGGCTTTCTAGAACCGCACGCGAAGCCCCGGGAACAATCCATGTCGCACAACACCTTCGGCCACCTCTTCCGCGTGACGACCTGGGGCGAGAGCCATGGCCCGGCCCTCGGCGCCGTGGTCGACGGCTGCCCGCCGCGCATTCCGATTTCCGAGGCGGAGATCCAGCATTGGCTCGACAAGCGCCGCCCCGGCCAGTCGCGCTTCACGACCCAGCGGCGCGAGCCTGACGAAGTGAGAATCCTCTCCGGCGTCCTGCCGCAGGAGGACGGGACGCTTCTGACAACGGGCACGCCGATCGCGCTCGAGATCCAGAATGTCGACCAGCGCTCCAAGGACTACGGCGACATCAAGGACCGCTACCGGCCGGGTCATGCCGACTTCACCTATGACGTGAAATACGGCATCCGCGACTATCGCGGCGGCGGGCGTTCCT
Encoded here:
- the fabI gene encoding enoyl-ACP reductase FabI — translated: MHSAGGLMKGKRGLLMGVANNRSIAWGIAQACHQHGAELAFTYQGDALKKRVEPLAAEVGGIVVGHCDVTDGASIDAVFAEVERVWGGLDFVVHAIGFSDKDELTGRYVDTSEANFSKTMLISVYSLTAVTQRAEKLMTNGGSILTLTYYGAEKVMPNYNVMGVAKAALEASVKYLAVDLGPKNIRVNAISAGPIKTLAASGIGDFRYILKWNEYNAPLRRTVTTEEVGDSGVYFLSDLSRAVTGEVHHVDSGYHVVGMKAVDAPDISVIKD
- a CDS encoding histidine phosphatase family protein, whose amino-acid sequence is MPRIIFIRHGETDWNAEGRFQGQKDIPLNARGRAQARRNGETLIAALPDVVEFDFVASPLYRTRETMEIARGAMGLDPAGYRTDPILKEITFGHWEGFTAPELEVRFPDLVAQRDIDKWGFVPPGGESYADLSVRIGAWLDTVAYDTVVVSHGGVCRVLQGLLSSLDPHSVTMLNIRQDRVMVWDGEHVSWI
- a CDS encoding DUF1344 domain-containing protein, giving the protein MRGLMIAAATIGLLASAGAAMAAEQATGTVSSVNASAGTLTLQSGQSYTFSDRSVLLGIMPGDYVGVSYTGQGQGIGAFNPEPAN